The Streptomyces sp. NBC_01591 genome window below encodes:
- a CDS encoding helix-turn-helix domain-containing protein produces MWSRLRAGHGQVSAKELAAATGRGSRRLQVLLREQIGLPSRTASRILRFQRALTLPTGACRSLADRAAVCGYYDQAHMNRDFRDLAGLTPAQLCLLTDRAVSRGRAPIEGRLANVFDH; encoded by the coding sequence GTGTGGAGTCGGCTGCGCGCCGGCCACGGACAGGTATCCGCCAAAGAATTGGCCGCTGCCACGGGCCGCGGCAGTCGGCGGCTCCAGGTGCTGCTCCGCGAGCAGATCGGACTGCCGTCGCGAACCGCCAGCCGAATACTGCGGTTTCAACGGGCGCTCACCTTACCGACTGGTGCCTGCAGGTCGCTGGCTGACCGGGCGGCTGTGTGTGGCTACTACGACCAGGCACACATGAACCGCGACTTCCGCGACCTTGCCGGACTCACCCCGGCACAGCTATGCCTTCTCACCGACCGTGCCGTTTCCCGAGGCAGGGCTCCTATCGAAGGACGGCTGGCCAATGTCTTCGATCATTGA